One segment of Capnocytophaga sp. oral taxon 878 DNA contains the following:
- a CDS encoding ribonucleotide-diphosphate reductase subunit beta produces the protein MGIFDKRENYKPFEYPEVMEFVNAMHQSFWVHSEVEFTADIQDFKSNLDPYEQEAVKRALLGIAQVEVSVKTFWGDLYDLFPKPEFNGLGATFAECEFRHSEAYARLLEVLGYNNEFENLLEVPIFKERSNILKEYLAKNRENAMERILFFTLIIENASLFSQFATILSFTRFKGYLKNVANIIAWTSIDEQLHANAGIYILKKIFEERPDMKTIAENEATDFIRNYILLEDKMLDWIFEEGELEFFTKKDLSNYMRYRLDDSLTQLGLTKPFNISADEAKPMMWFEEEVFSNELDDFFAKRPTAYTKHDKSITENDLF, from the coding sequence ATGGGAATATTTGATAAACGCGAAAACTACAAACCTTTTGAGTATCCCGAGGTTATGGAGTTTGTGAACGCTATGCACCAATCCTTTTGGGTGCATTCCGAAGTAGAATTTACAGCCGATATTCAGGATTTTAAATCCAACTTAGATCCTTACGAACAAGAAGCCGTAAAACGTGCCTTGCTCGGTATCGCACAAGTCGAAGTATCGGTAAAAACCTTTTGGGGCGATTTGTACGACCTCTTCCCCAAACCAGAGTTCAATGGCTTAGGCGCTACCTTTGCCGAGTGTGAGTTCCGCCATAGCGAAGCCTACGCCCGCCTACTCGAAGTATTAGGCTACAATAACGAGTTTGAAAACCTACTCGAAGTGCCTATCTTTAAAGAGCGCAGTAACATCCTCAAAGAGTATTTGGCTAAAAACCGTGAGAACGCTATGGAGCGCATCCTCTTCTTTACCCTTATCATCGAGAATGCCTCTCTGTTCAGTCAGTTCGCTACTATTTTATCCTTCACACGCTTCAAAGGATATTTAAAAAACGTAGCCAATATCATTGCTTGGACCTCTATCGATGAGCAATTGCACGCCAATGCAGGTATCTATATCCTGAAAAAGATTTTTGAAGAACGTCCCGATATGAAAACCATAGCCGAGAATGAAGCTACCGATTTCATTCGTAACTACATTCTTCTGGAAGACAAGATGCTCGATTGGATCTTTGAAGAAGGCGAATTAGAGTTTTTCACCAAAAAAGACCTTTCTAACTATATGCGTTATCGCCTTGACGATTCCCTCACACAGCTCGGGCTCACCAAGCCTTTTAACATCAGTGCCGATGAGGCAAAACCTATGATGTGGTTTGAAGAAGAAGTATTCAGCAATGAGCTTGATGATTTCTTTGCCAAACGCCCTACCGCCTACACCAAACACGACAAGAGCATCACCGAAAACGATTTGTTTTAA
- the ribD gene encoding bifunctional diaminohydroxyphosphoribosylaminopyrimidine deaminase/5-amino-6-(5-phosphoribosylamino)uracil reductase RibD, with translation MIKRCIQLAYNGLGTTYPNPMVGCVIVHEGKIIGEGWHQKAGEPHAEVRAIASVKDKSLLAESTLYVSLEPCCHYGKTPPCTDLIIAHRIPRVVVGCTDPFAKVAGQGIEKLRAAGCEVTVGVMKDECLLLNKRFFTFHLKKRPYIFLKWAETADGYIAPATKTELAPVWITNAYTRQEVHQLRSTEQAILVGVGTVLADNPSLDTRNWYGKSPLRVIIDPQLRTPNDFKVWNDQVPTLFITDKKTTQVTNKQQTEIVTINFQEDVPQQVCDILYQRNIQSLIVEGGAYTLQQFINANLYDETLIYRSDVEFGSGVKAPRR, from the coding sequence ATGATAAAACGTTGTATTCAATTAGCATATAATGGTCTTGGCACCACTTACCCTAACCCTATGGTAGGGTGTGTGATAGTACACGAAGGGAAAATCATCGGTGAGGGTTGGCACCAAAAAGCAGGTGAGCCTCACGCCGAGGTGCGTGCTATTGCCTCGGTGAAAGATAAATCATTGCTGGCAGAAAGCACCCTGTATGTGAGCTTAGAGCCTTGTTGCCATTATGGCAAAACGCCCCCTTGTACCGATTTGATTATAGCTCACCGTATACCGCGTGTGGTTGTAGGCTGTACCGACCCGTTTGCCAAAGTAGCCGGACAAGGTATCGAAAAACTACGTGCAGCAGGCTGTGAAGTAACTGTGGGGGTAATGAAAGATGAATGCTTATTGCTTAACAAACGATTCTTTACCTTTCACCTAAAAAAGCGCCCTTATATCTTCCTTAAATGGGCCGAAACTGCCGATGGGTATATAGCCCCTGCTACCAAAACAGAGCTTGCCCCTGTATGGATTACCAATGCCTATACCCGCCAAGAGGTACACCAGCTGCGCAGTACCGAACAGGCTATATTAGTAGGTGTAGGTACTGTACTAGCCGATAACCCTTCACTCGATACACGCAATTGGTATGGCAAAAGCCCCTTAAGGGTTATTATCGATCCGCAGCTGCGTACTCCTAATGATTTTAAGGTCTGGAATGACCAAGTGCCTACCCTTTTTATAACTGATAAAAAGACAACACAAGTAACAAACAAACAGCAAACAGAAATTGTAACTATCAACTTTCAAGAAGATGTACCCCAACAGGTATGTGATATACTTTACCAGCGTAACATACAAAGCCTCATAGTAGAAGGAGGCGCCTATACTTTGCAACAGTTCATAAATGCCAACCTCTATGACGAAACACTTATTTACCGAAGCGATGTAGAATTTGGCAGTGGGGTAAAAGCTCCAAGAAGATAA
- a CDS encoding phosphatase PAP2 family protein — protein sequence MKKMFLSVALLAISAATFAQGKIKDVRTNPDLYFLQIGDVANSLELLPPPPQPGSLLFLNDDAQYQWGLMQRRTPRGDQAVSDARVGGSGVPNAFSEAFGIKITKEETPEIYKLVVNMREDAGDLATRAAKEHYMRVRPFAFYEKTTCNPEQQQELSTNGSYPSGHTAIGWATALVLAEINIDRQNEILKRGYEMGQSRVICGYHFQSDVDAARLVASAVVARLHANDAFMAQLAKAKKEFAALNKKGKVKKSERVNK from the coding sequence ATGAAAAAAATGTTTTTGTCTGTAGCATTGCTGGCTATCTCGGCAGCTACATTTGCCCAAGGAAAAATAAAAGACGTAAGAACCAACCCCGACCTTTACTTCTTACAAATTGGTGATGTGGCCAATAGTCTTGAACTACTTCCTCCTCCTCCTCAACCTGGTAGCCTCTTGTTCCTTAATGACGATGCTCAATACCAATGGGGATTAATGCAACGCCGTACCCCTCGTGGCGATCAGGCTGTAAGCGATGCGCGTGTAGGAGGTAGTGGCGTGCCTAATGCCTTCTCCGAAGCTTTCGGTATTAAGATTACAAAGGAAGAAACTCCTGAAATCTACAAGTTGGTAGTAAATATGCGTGAAGATGCGGGCGACCTTGCTACACGTGCTGCAAAAGAGCACTATATGCGAGTACGTCCGTTTGCTTTTTATGAAAAAACCACTTGTAACCCCGAGCAACAGCAAGAACTTTCAACCAATGGTTCATACCCTTCAGGACATACTGCCATAGGATGGGCTACTGCATTAGTATTGGCCGAAATAAACATTGATAGGCAAAATGAAATCCTTAAACGTGGGTACGAAATGGGACAAAGCCGTGTGATTTGTGGTTATCACTTCCAAAGTGATGTGGATGCTGCTAGGCTAGTAGCAAGTGCTGTAGTAGCACGCTTGCATGCCAATGATGCTTTTATGGCTCAATTAGCAAAAGCTAAAAAAGAATTTGCCGCCCTTAACAAAAAAGGAAAGGTGAAAAAGAGTGAACGCGTGAACAAATAA
- a CDS encoding porin: MHKRTSFASGVAIPDVRMGLGVRYGNWKAKIDIGYAFNKLSPKDILIEYLFSKHTLLRGGYFVHQFGMQSATSSSFKISMEEPQSNNAFFNGRLIGLMLLHQKNDFMGTLSVFAENESMKQNTTVTGDQGVGMMSRLLYRPQREEGKIFHVGISGAWETPRYNKTAALNHSSYVLETPFPTRIAKVNAQEATIDNATFLYKFSPELLFARNRFGIEAQYYYVHVNRNNGVKDFDASGAYGMFRTIVKGAPYTYTDVDGGIATPKPGALELVLGYNYTDLSKAEAGIWGGRLNDYSLTFNYYINKYMIWRVRTSYTGVRYRAGVPDTNLSLIETRLQIKF; this comes from the coding sequence ATGCACAAAAGGACAAGTTTTGCAAGTGGGGTAGCCATACCCGATGTGCGTATGGGCTTAGGAGTGCGCTATGGCAATTGGAAGGCAAAGATTGATATAGGATATGCCTTTAATAAGCTATCGCCTAAGGATATATTGATAGAGTACCTTTTTAGCAAGCATACGCTATTGCGCGGAGGTTATTTCGTGCATCAGTTTGGGATGCAAAGTGCTACAAGCTCTTCTTTCAAAATATCAATGGAAGAACCCCAAAGTAACAATGCCTTCTTTAACGGTAGGCTTATAGGGCTGATGCTTTTGCACCAAAAAAATGACTTTATGGGTACACTGAGTGTTTTTGCCGAAAACGAATCGATGAAGCAAAACACTACTGTTACTGGCGATCAAGGTGTGGGTATGATGTCGCGCTTGTTATATAGACCACAACGTGAAGAGGGTAAGATTTTTCACGTAGGTATTTCGGGGGCTTGGGAAACCCCTCGGTATAACAAAACGGCAGCACTTAACCACAGCTCGTATGTATTGGAAACTCCTTTCCCTACTCGTATTGCTAAGGTAAATGCGCAGGAAGCTACTATTGATAACGCTACTTTCCTTTACAAATTCTCGCCAGAATTACTGTTTGCACGCAACCGTTTTGGGATTGAAGCTCAGTACTATTATGTACATGTGAACCGCAATAATGGGGTGAAGGACTTTGATGCTAGTGGTGCTTATGGTATGTTCCGCACTATAGTGAAGGGCGCGCCTTATACTTATACTGATGTAGATGGTGGTATTGCTACTCCTAAACCAGGTGCGCTGGAATTGGTACTTGGTTATAACTACACCGACCTATCGAAGGCAGAAGCGGGTATTTGGGGTGGTAGGCTGAATGATTATTCGCTTACTTTTAACTATTACATCAATAAGTATATGATATGGCGTGTGCGTACTTCGTACACTGGGGTGCGCTACAGAGCAGGAGTGCCTGATACTAATTTGAGCTTGATAGAAACCCGCTTGCAAATTAAATTTTAA
- a CDS encoding histidine-type phosphatase has translation MRIRVMNLMLLLLCPLLAMAQLERSQAFRDQYKLKEVVILSRHNIRSSLSVNGSMLQKMTPHQWIKWSAAPSELTLRGGALETIMGQFFRKWTIDEGLFVENATPSVDEVHFYANSMQRTVATAQYFSSGFMPLANLRIHHRFTPSKMDPVFFPALTKSSEAFKAQAMKEIAAMGGKKGIVGINEGLKDSYQLLEKVLDLKNSPACKGGELCAFDDYNTKLILEKGDEPNMKGSLKFANSASDAFILQFYEDKDPVQAGFGHKLTAAEWEKIAKVKDVYGDVLFTAPIVAVNVAHPLLVYMKDELNAKNRKFTFLCGHDSNIASVGAALEIEEYSLPKSIEKKTPIGSKLVFEKWVDKAGKEFVSVNIVYQTTEQLREVQLLDMENPPVVFPLKLKGITANADGLYTLESVNGRFDKAIRAYEAIK, from the coding sequence ATGAGAATAAGAGTAATGAACTTGATGCTGCTGCTGTTATGTCCGTTATTGGCAATGGCGCAGTTGGAGCGCTCACAGGCGTTTCGGGATCAGTATAAGCTTAAGGAGGTGGTTATTTTGAGTAGGCATAACATTCGTTCGTCGTTATCGGTGAATGGTAGTATGCTACAAAAGATGACGCCGCACCAATGGATAAAATGGAGTGCTGCGCCCAGTGAGCTTACCTTGCGGGGTGGAGCCCTTGAGACTATTATGGGTCAGTTTTTTAGGAAATGGACTATAGATGAGGGTCTGTTTGTTGAAAATGCTACCCCTTCGGTAGATGAGGTGCATTTTTATGCTAATAGTATGCAGCGTACGGTGGCTACGGCTCAGTACTTTTCATCGGGGTTTATGCCGCTGGCTAATTTGCGTATTCATCATAGGTTTACGCCCAGCAAGATGGACCCTGTTTTCTTCCCTGCCCTTACTAAGAGCAGTGAGGCTTTTAAGGCTCAGGCGATGAAGGAAATAGCTGCTATGGGTGGCAAGAAAGGTATAGTGGGTATTAATGAGGGCTTGAAGGATTCATATCAGCTACTGGAAAAGGTGTTGGACTTGAAGAACTCGCCTGCTTGTAAGGGGGGTGAGCTGTGTGCCTTTGACGATTATAATACTAAACTTATACTTGAGAAGGGTGATGAGCCTAATATGAAGGGGTCGTTAAAGTTTGCTAACTCGGCTTCGGATGCGTTTATTTTGCAGTTCTACGAAGATAAAGACCCTGTACAGGCGGGTTTTGGGCATAAGCTTACTGCTGCTGAATGGGAGAAGATAGCTAAGGTGAAGGATGTGTATGGCGATGTGCTGTTCACGGCTCCTATTGTGGCGGTGAATGTGGCTCACCCTTTGCTGGTGTATATGAAGGATGAGCTGAATGCTAAGAACCGGAAGTTCACGTTTTTGTGTGGGCACGACTCGAACATAGCTAGTGTGGGTGCTGCTTTGGAGATTGAGGAGTATTCGTTACCGAAATCGATAGAGAAGAAGACGCCTATAGGTAGCAAGCTGGTGTTTGAGAAATGGGTGGATAAGGCTGGTAAGGAGTTTGTATCGGTAAATATAGTGTATCAAACTACTGAGCAACTACGTGAGGTGCAACTACTGGATATGGAGAACCCTCCGGTGGTGTTTCCTTTGAAATTAAAAGGTATTACGGCTAATGCTGATGGGTTGTACACTTTGGAGAGTGTGAATGGTCGTTTTGATAAGGCTATTCGGGCTTATGAGGCTATTAAGTAG
- the thrS gene encoding threonine--tRNA ligase, with protein sequence MIKITLPDGSVKEYQSGITPAEIAASISEGLARNVLSASFNGVTVETVTPLTTDGSLVLYTWDNPEGKKAFWHSSAHILAQALEELYPGIKLTIGPAIANGFYYDVDFNGKPISEKDFAAIEAKFLEIARGKHPFKMRPVSKAEALSYYVGKNEYKTELIEALEDGSITFCDHSTFTDLCRGGHIPNTGFVKAVKVLSAAGAYWRGDEHKPQLTRVYGISFPKQKELTEYLELLEEAKKRDHRKLGKELELFTFSNKVGQGLPLWLPKGAALRERLETFLRKAQKQAGYEQVVTPHIGHKNLYVTSGHWDKYGKDSFQPIATPNEGEEYLLKPMNCPHHCEIYNSHPWSYKDLPKRFAEFGTVYRYEQSGELHGLTRVRCFTQDDAHIFCTPEQLDAEFKHVIDLVLYVFGSLGFENFTAQVSLRDPENLTKYIGSDENWAKAENAIINAAKEKGLNYVIETGEAAFYGPKLDFMVKDALGRSWQLGTIQVDYNLPERFDLWYKGADNEMHRPVMIHRAPFGSMERFVAILLEHTGGNFPLWLTPDQAIVLSLSEKYEGYAQKVLKDLENQDVRTLIDNRAETMGKKIREAEKQKVPYMLIVGENEEKEGTVSVRKRGGEDLGSMSVEAFANLIKGEIAKSIKQFE encoded by the coding sequence ATGATTAAAATTACCTTACCCGACGGCTCGGTTAAAGAGTACCAAAGTGGGATTACACCTGCTGAAATAGCTGCCTCTATTAGTGAGGGGTTGGCGCGTAACGTACTGTCTGCCAGTTTTAATGGTGTTACAGTAGAGACGGTTACACCGCTGACGACGGATGGTAGTTTGGTGCTTTATACTTGGGATAATCCTGAGGGTAAGAAGGCTTTTTGGCACTCATCGGCGCATATTTTGGCTCAAGCGCTTGAGGAGTTATACCCAGGGATAAAACTTACTATAGGACCTGCGATAGCTAATGGTTTTTATTACGATGTTGATTTCAATGGGAAACCGATTTCGGAGAAAGATTTTGCGGCTATTGAGGCTAAGTTTTTGGAGATAGCCAGAGGCAAGCACCCATTTAAAATGCGCCCTGTGAGCAAGGCAGAGGCTTTGTCGTACTACGTGGGTAAAAACGAGTATAAGACGGAGCTTATTGAAGCGCTTGAGGATGGTAGTATTACCTTCTGTGATCATAGTACTTTTACCGACCTTTGTAGGGGAGGGCATATTCCTAATACTGGATTTGTAAAGGCTGTGAAGGTGCTAAGTGCTGCTGGTGCTTACTGGCGTGGTGATGAGCATAAACCACAACTTACGCGTGTGTATGGTATTTCGTTCCCGAAACAAAAGGAGCTTACTGAATATCTTGAGCTACTGGAAGAGGCTAAGAAACGTGACCACCGCAAATTGGGTAAAGAGTTGGAATTGTTTACCTTCTCGAACAAGGTGGGGCAGGGATTGCCGCTTTGGTTGCCTAAAGGAGCCGCCTTACGTGAGCGCTTGGAGACGTTTTTGCGTAAAGCCCAAAAACAAGCGGGTTATGAGCAAGTAGTAACCCCACATATAGGACATAAGAATTTATATGTTACCTCGGGACACTGGGATAAATATGGTAAGGATAGTTTCCAACCGATAGCAACCCCTAACGAAGGTGAGGAATATTTACTAAAACCTATGAACTGTCCGCATCACTGTGAGATATATAACTCACATCCTTGGAGTTATAAGGATTTGCCTAAGCGTTTTGCGGAGTTTGGTACTGTATATCGTTATGAGCAGAGTGGTGAATTACACGGGCTGACTCGTGTGCGTTGCTTTACTCAAGATGATGCGCATATTTTCTGTACTCCAGAGCAGTTAGATGCAGAGTTCAAGCACGTAATAGACTTGGTGCTTTATGTGTTTGGATCGTTAGGATTTGAGAATTTTACTGCGCAGGTATCATTACGTGATCCTGAGAACCTTACTAAGTATATAGGTAGTGATGAGAACTGGGCTAAGGCTGAAAACGCGATTATTAATGCGGCTAAAGAAAAGGGGCTTAACTATGTGATAGAAACAGGAGAAGCAGCTTTCTATGGACCTAAGCTAGACTTTATGGTGAAAGATGCTTTGGGCAGGAGTTGGCAATTAGGTACTATACAAGTGGATTATAATCTTCCTGAGCGTTTTGATCTTTGGTATAAAGGGGCAGATAATGAAATGCACCGCCCAGTGATGATACACCGTGCGCCTTTTGGTAGTATGGAGCGCTTTGTAGCTATCTTATTAGAACATACAGGAGGTAACTTCCCGTTATGGCTTACCCCTGACCAAGCTATAGTACTATCACTTAGTGAGAAGTATGAGGGATATGCCCAAAAGGTACTGAAAGACTTAGAAAATCAAGATGTACGTACCCTTATAGATAATAGGGCAGAAACAATGGGTAAAAAGATACGTGAGGCTGAGAAGCAAAAAGTGCCTTATATGCTTATTGTAGGTGAGAATGAAGAAAAAGAAGGTACAGTATCGGTACGCAAACGCGGAGGAGAAGACTTAGGCAGTATGAGCGTTGAGGCTTTTGCTAACCTTATAAAAGGGGAGATAGCAAAGAGTATCAAACAATTTGAATAA
- the infC gene encoding translation initiation factor IF-3, producing the protein MPEVRLVGENVESGVYPTRKALEIANELELDLVEISPNATPPVCKVIDYKKFLYEQKKREKEMKAKATKVVIKEIRFGPQTDDHDYDFKKKHGEKFLKEGSKVKAYVFFKGRSIIYKDQGEILLLRLATDLEEYGKVEQMPKLEGKRMTMFLAPLPKKK; encoded by the coding sequence GTGCCAGAGGTACGTTTGGTAGGGGAGAACGTTGAGAGCGGCGTATACCCCACTCGTAAAGCATTAGAAATTGCTAATGAATTAGAACTTGATTTGGTGGAAATATCACCAAATGCCACGCCACCAGTTTGTAAAGTAATAGACTATAAGAAGTTTCTTTACGAGCAGAAAAAGCGTGAGAAGGAAATGAAAGCTAAGGCTACTAAGGTAGTGATTAAGGAAATTCGCTTTGGGCCTCAAACTGATGACCATGATTACGACTTTAAGAAGAAGCACGGTGAGAAGTTTCTCAAAGAAGGCTCAAAAGTGAAGGCCTACGTGTTTTTCAAAGGGCGTTCTATCATCTACAAAGACCAAGGTGAAATACTGTTATTGCGCCTAGCTACCGACCTTGAAGAGTATGGTAAGGTAGAGCAGATGCCTAAACTTGAGGGGAAACGTATGACAATGTTCCTAGCCCCTTTACCTAAGAAGAAATAA
- the rpmI gene encoding 50S ribosomal protein L35 has protein sequence MPKIKTKSGAKKRFKLTGSGKIKRKHAFKSHILTKKAKKRKLALTHATLVHTNDEASVKKQLGLK, from the coding sequence ATGCCAAAAATTAAAACTAAATCGGGAGCTAAGAAGCGTTTTAAGCTAACAGGCTCTGGCAAAATCAAAAGGAAACACGCGTTCAAAAGCCACATCTTAACTAAGAAGGCTAAAAAACGCAAGTTAGCACTTACACACGCTACCCTTGTACATACTAATGACGAAGCGAGTGTAAAGAAACAATTAGGCTTAAAATAA
- the rplT gene encoding 50S ribosomal protein L20: MPRSVNAVARRARRKKIMKQAKGFFGRRKNVWTVAKNAVEKAMQYAYRDRRNKKRTFRALWIVRINAGARLHGLSYSQFMGKLKAANIELNRKVLADLAMSHPEAFKAIVEKVK, from the coding sequence ATGCCAAGATCAGTAAATGCAGTAGCTCGTAGAGCTCGTAGAAAAAAGATAATGAAGCAAGCCAAAGGTTTCTTTGGCCGCAGAAAAAACGTTTGGACGGTAGCTAAAAACGCTGTTGAGAAAGCAATGCAGTATGCTTACCGTGACCGTCGTAACAAGAAGAGAACCTTCCGCGCTTTGTGGATTGTGCGTATTAACGCAGGTGCTCGCTTGCACGGCTTGTCATACTCACAATTTATGGGTAAACTTAAAGCTGCTAACATTGAGCTTAACCGCAAGGTTCTTGCCGATTTGGCAATGAGCCACCCAGAAGCGTTCAAAGCTATTGTAGAAAAAGTAAAATAA
- a CDS encoding family 65 glycosyl hydrolase domain-containing protein, which translates to MNTWNIIVEGFDKAEVTKHESIFSLGNGAMGMRANFEEDYSGNTLQGSYIGGVYYPDKTRVGWWKNGYPEYFAKVLNAPSWIGLHIKINGELLDLNTCIEVKDFRRQLNMKEGWYERSFRAVLPNYQEVEVKALRFLSLYCDELGALRYQITPLTTDATIEIESYLDSGIKNNDANWDEHFWDTLSVASTENSAQIVAETKKTGFRVQTFMRNDLFVGKEALAIKPKEHRKENYIGLQYEVRVKKHQRFCIEKYGGYLTKKSGGAEFPAFDEKEGLFNTLLDYQKKCWAAIWETSDIVIEGDEAAQQGIRFNIFQLNQTYSGKYANLNIGPKGFTGEKYGGSTYWDTEAYCLPFYMATKGANVARNLLMYRYNQLPEAIANAKKLGFTGGAALYPMVTMNGEECHNEWEITFEEIHRNGAIAFAIYNYTRYTGDEEYVKNYGVKVLVAIARFWAQRASFSADKKKYVILGVTGPNEYENNVNNNFYTNFIAIWCLRYASEIMLKYEAEEATGRIIKELEVGADEIESWGDIAKNMYLPYDKERGIFLQQDGFLDKELKPVGCIDAAERPINQHWSWDRILRSVYIKQADTLQGFYFFEDHFSKEELQKHYEFYEPFTVHESSLSPCVHSVLASALGKREEAYQLYLRTARLDLDDYNKEVHEGLHITSMAGTWLSIVEGFAGMRVKNGELVFNPHLPKHWKSLSFKVDFRGDIRSYTFTN; encoded by the coding sequence ATGAATACTTGGAATATTATAGTTGAAGGCTTTGATAAAGCTGAGGTTACAAAGCACGAGAGTATTTTTAGTCTTGGTAATGGGGCTATGGGTATGCGTGCTAATTTTGAGGAAGATTACAGTGGTAATACCTTGCAAGGTAGTTACATAGGCGGGGTGTATTACCCTGATAAAACACGTGTAGGATGGTGGAAGAATGGTTACCCCGAGTATTTTGCTAAAGTACTGAATGCGCCAAGCTGGATAGGACTACATATCAAAATAAATGGGGAGTTACTGGATTTGAATACTTGTATTGAGGTGAAAGACTTCAGGAGGCAGCTGAATATGAAAGAGGGATGGTATGAGCGTTCATTTAGGGCTGTGCTACCTAATTATCAAGAAGTGGAAGTGAAAGCCTTGCGCTTCCTGTCGTTGTATTGCGATGAACTTGGCGCCTTACGCTACCAAATTACTCCGCTTACTACAGATGCTACTATAGAAATAGAAAGCTATTTAGATAGCGGTATCAAAAATAATGATGCTAACTGGGATGAGCATTTTTGGGATACCCTATCTGTAGCAAGTACAGAAAACAGCGCTCAAATAGTAGCTGAAACTAAAAAAACAGGCTTTAGGGTACAAACCTTTATGCGGAATGATTTGTTTGTAGGCAAAGAAGCATTGGCTATAAAACCTAAGGAACATAGGAAAGAGAACTATATAGGCTTACAATATGAGGTGAGGGTTAAGAAACATCAGAGGTTTTGTATTGAGAAATATGGGGGGTATCTTACAAAAAAATCGGGAGGTGCTGAATTTCCTGCTTTTGATGAGAAAGAAGGGCTTTTTAATACACTCTTAGACTATCAAAAGAAGTGCTGGGCGGCTATATGGGAGACATCGGATATAGTGATTGAAGGAGATGAAGCTGCCCAACAGGGTATCCGGTTTAATATTTTCCAATTGAACCAAACATACTCGGGCAAGTATGCAAACCTAAATATAGGGCCTAAAGGATTTACAGGTGAGAAGTATGGCGGCAGTACTTATTGGGATACTGAGGCGTACTGCTTACCTTTTTATATGGCTACCAAAGGTGCTAATGTAGCACGTAACTTACTAATGTACAGGTATAACCAGCTGCCTGAGGCTATAGCTAATGCTAAGAAATTGGGCTTTACTGGTGGGGCTGCTCTTTACCCTATGGTTACAATGAATGGTGAGGAATGCCATAATGAGTGGGAGATTACCTTTGAAGAGATACACCGCAATGGGGCTATAGCTTTTGCTATTTACAATTATACGCGTTATACGGGTGATGAGGAGTATGTAAAGAATTACGGGGTGAAGGTGCTTGTAGCTATCGCTCGTTTTTGGGCACAAAGAGCTTCTTTTTCGGCAGATAAGAAGAAATATGTTATACTAGGAGTAACTGGGCCTAATGAGTACGAAAATAACGTGAATAATAACTTTTATACTAACTTTATAGCTATATGGTGCTTACGGTATGCTTCGGAAATAATGCTGAAATATGAGGCTGAGGAAGCTACAGGGCGTATAATTAAAGAGCTTGAGGTAGGTGCTGATGAGATAGAAAGCTGGGGTGATATTGCTAAAAATATGTATTTGCCTTATGATAAAGAGCGGGGCATTTTCTTGCAGCAAGATGGTTTTTTGGATAAAGAACTGAAACCGGTGGGCTGTATTGATGCGGCTGAGCGCCCTATTAACCAGCATTGGTCGTGGGATAGGATACTACGCTCGGTGTATATTAAGCAGGCGGATACGCTGCAAGGGTTTTACTTTTTTGAAGATCATTTCAGCAAAGAAGAACTGCAAAAGCACTATGAGTTCTATGAGCCTTTCACGGTACACGAATCATCCTTATCACCGTGTGTGCATAGTGTACTGGCATCGGCATTGGGCAAAAGAGAGGAGGCTTACCAGCTGTATTTGCGCACTGCTAGACTTGACTTGGACGACTATAACAAGGAGGTGCACGAGGGGCTTCATATTACCTCGATGGCTGGTACTTGGCTTAGTATAGTAGAGGGGTTTGCTGGTATGCGGGTGAAGAATGGTGAATTGGTATTTAATCCGCATTTGCCTAAACACTGGAAGAGTCTTAGCTTTAAGGTGGATTTTAGAGGAGATATAAGGAGTTATACGTTTACAAATTAG